Proteins encoded together in one Balaenoptera ricei isolate mBalRic1 chromosome 2, mBalRic1.hap2, whole genome shotgun sequence window:
- the CTSH gene encoding pro-cathepsin H, which translates to MWAVLPLLCAGAWLLGPTACGAADLAVSSLEMFHFKSWMVQHRKTYSSEEYHHRLQAFVSNWRKINAHNAGNHTFKMGLNQFSDMSFAELKRKYLWSEPQNCSATKGNYLRGTGPYPPSMDWRKKGNFVSPVKNQGSCGSCWTFSTTGALESAVAIATGRLPSLAEQQLVDCAQNFNNHGCQGGLPSQAFEYIRYNKGIMGEDTYPYKGQDGDCKFQPSKAIAFVKDVANITMNDEEAMVEAVALYNPVSFAFEVIDDFLMYKKGVYSSTSCHKTPDKVNHAVLAVGYGEENGIPYWIVKNSWGPQWGMKGYFLMERGKNMCGLAACASYPIPLV; encoded by the exons ATGTGGGCCGTCCTGCCGCTGCTCTGCGCCGGAGCCTGGCTCCTGGGCCCCACCGCCTGCGGCGCCGCCGACCTGGCAGTGAGCTCCCTAG agaTGTTTCACTTTAAGTCATGGATGGTGCAG CACCGAAAGACATACAGCTCGGAGGAGTACCACCACAGGCTGCAGGCGTTTGTCAGCAACTGGAGGAAGATCAATGCCCACAACGCCGGGAACCACACATTCAAAA tGGGACTGAACCAGTTTTCAGACATGAGCTTTGCTGAATTAAAACGCAAGTATCTTTGGTCAGAGCCTCAG AATTGCTCAGCCACCAAAGGTAACTACCTTCGGGGTACTGGTCCCTACCCACCCTCCATGGACTGGCGGAAAAAAGGAAATTTCGTCTCACCAGTGAAAAATCAG GGCAGCTGCGGCAGTTGCTGGACCTTCTCCACCACCGGGGCCCTGGAGTCTGCTGTCGCCATTGCAACTGGGAGGCTGCCCTCTTTG GCCGAGCAGCAGCTGGTGGACTGCGCCCAGAACTTCAACAATCACGGCTGCCAAGG GGGTCTCCCCAGCCAGGCCTTCGAGTACATCCGGTACAACAAGGGCATCATGGGTGAAGACACCTACCCCTACAAGGGCCAG GATGGTGACTGCAAGTTCCAGCCCAGTAAGGCCATTGCTTTTGTCAAGGATGTAGCCAACATCACAATG AACGACGAGGAGGCGATGGTGGAGGCGGTGGCCCTGTACAACCCTGTGAGCTTTGCCTTCGAGGTGATTGATGACTTTCTGATGTACAAAAAGGGCGTCTACTCCAG TACTTCCTGTCATAAAACTCCAGATAAAGTAAACCATGCAGTCCTGGCTGTTGGGTACGGAGAAGAAAATGGGATACCCTATTGGATCGTGAAGAACTCTTGGGGTCCCCAGTGGGGAATGAAGGG GTACTTCCTCATGGAGCGTGGGAAGAACATGTGCGGCCTGGCAGCCTGCGCCTCCTACCCCATCCCCCTGGTGTGA